The DNA segment GGAATATCTTTACCCCACCCTGACCATTTTCCTCTGCTTGCAGGATCAGACATTTGATGAGGTCTCCCTAAACGGTCACAACGAAGTCTAAACCAGGCAAATCCCTTAAAAGGAACATTTTTTGAAACTGATTCCTGAATAAGATTGACCAACGTAGTGCAATCAGCCCCCTCTTCCATATGAAAAAAGGGTGCCCCCTGCAAAAACACCGTAAATTCTGGAAGGTCAGAATAATTCCTTACAATATGAGTCAGATAAGTATGGGCCTCCCTGCCTATATTGGGCAAAGAAACCGCGCCTTCCACAACTGTTTCTCCTTTGTTATAAACAGTTGCGAAGCAATGAAGATCCTTAACCCATTCAAGATCTTCACTGTAACGAGCCACAACAGCCTGCACCTGCTTTTTGCTGAACTCGGAGATCATAACGGATTAGATTTGTTGCAGGTAAGTGAGAGTGAACAGCTGCGTAAAACAAGAAAACCAAGAAGCCCTGCAACCGCGGAAGCTGCCAGAATACTGAATTTTGCATCCACAATAAATTCAGCATGATTTCCCCATGCAAGAGTGGCAATAAAAATAGACATTGTGAAACCGATACCGGCAAGCAGCGCTGCTCCTAAAAAATGCCCCGTCTGCATGGTCACAGGTCTATCCGCAATACCGATTTTAATAGCTACCCAACTGGCCAGACAAATCCCGACAGTTTTACCAACAATAAGCCCGAAAAAGATACCGATGCTTACCGGGTGAAAAACATCAAGTCCACCGCCGCCGCTATCCGAAGAAAAACTTATTCCGGCATTTGCAAGAGCAAATATCGGCATAATAGCGAAGGCTACAAAATAATGAAGATTATGCTCAATCCTTTTCAAAGGGGGTGAAGCCATTAAAATATCATTGTGCATCTCCTCAAGCGAGGAAAGCATTTCCTTATTAGAAAGAGTAACCGGGCTCTTACCTCCTGCAAGTTCATATTCCATAAGACTTTTACGAATCGAAGAAACAAAGTTTCCACAGCAAAGAGTTGTGGAAGCTGGAATTGTCATTGCTGCCAAAACTCCGGCAACAGTCGCGTGAACTCCGCTTTTTAAAAATGCGAGCCACATAAAAATACCCAGAATTAAGTAAGGAAAAGGAGCTCTGACCCCCATCCGGTTGAGCACGATCATCATCAGGAAAAATAAAAGTCCGAGACCTATAATCCAAAGAGATACACCAGAGGAATAAAAAATAGCGATAACCAGAATGGCCCCGATATCATCAACGATAGCTATTGCTGTTAGAAAAATTTTCAGACTGACGGGCACGCGGTCACCCAGCAGAGAAAGTACCCCGAGACTGAACGCAATATCAGTCGCCATAGGAATGCCCCAACCGCCTATAGAGGACGTACCGTAATTGAAATAGACATAGACAAGAGCAGGAACAACCATTCCGCCCACAGCTGCACAAATCGGTAATGATGCCTGCCTCAAGGAATTAAGCTCTCCGACTAAGACTTCACGCTTGATTTCAAGCCCCACCAAAAAGAAAAACACAGCCATAAGACCGTCATTAATCCATAGAATTGCTGGCTTCGAAAGAATAAATTCCCCGGCTCCGACCGTAAGAGGAATATTTTTGAATTCTTCATAATAATGAGCCAAAGGTGAATTCGCCCATATCAAAGCAATGATAGTACAAAGTATAAGTACAACCCCACCGGATGATTCAATTTTTACAAATTGATTAAACGGCAGCAGCATTTTTTCAATAACAAGCAAATCTTCTTGAGTATGAATTTTCTGTTCACTCATAATCACTCCGTATTTTTTCAATAGCAATGAAACAAAACAATCTACGGGATACCAATAAAAAGCTCAGTTATTCAATCAAAAATCTAAGAAACCTCTTATTAATTTCGAACTCGCAGAAAAAAAAATAAACCGGCATGTATTTAAATACGTGCCGGTTTATTTTTTTAGAGTAAAAGAGAAGCGTAAGCCTTCATCAGTCTACTGATTGGAGTGAGCTTCCGTAACTTTGGCTACAAGGAAATCCTTCATTTCAGGGCTATCTGCATCGAAACAATGTCCGTCTTCACCGAGAAGTCCACCGGGAACAAGATCACCAAGTTCGTCAGGGTCGGTTATTGTATCACCGAAAAAGCAAACTGAAAGCCAGCGATCGGCCGGATCATCATCTATTACATCAACCATGACATAGAGAGGCCACTTGCTCTGAGTATTTTTAACTCCGCGAAGGGAGTAAGTTACACCCGGTCTGGTCTTAAAAACCAGATCAGTTGCATCAAGAGATTCAAGCAAAGTTTTTAATGTAATAAACGTTTCTTTAACACCGGCGGGGTCTTGAACCCATTCGGCTATAAATTTATCAAGTTCCATTTCTAAACTCCTTGTAAAATTCTTACCCATATATAACTTCAAATCGCCTTTAAGTTGCGACATTGATACTATTATGTCGAAATATGAGCAATGAGGATTTGACATTTACCTTTATTACATTGTAGAAAAATTTATCAATAACGGTAATAATCAGTCAATCGAGTACAGTTAATGAAATCAGCGAAAGACATTTTTTCAGAATATCTGTCCAAACAGAGACTTAAAATGACCCCTCAGAGACGAGCTCTTCTTGAAGCTTTTCTTAATGAAGAAGGACATATTTCGTCTGAAGAACTGTACAATCTTATCCGTAAAGAAGACTCTTCCATCGGACAGGCGACTGTTTACCGTACCCTTAAACTCCTAGCCGAATCCGGCATTGCCAAGGCTGTTGATTTCAATGATGGCGTGCTCCGTTATGAGCATAAATATGGTCATGATCATCACGACCATTTAGTTTGCGAACATTGCGGCAAGACCATTGAAGCCGTTGATCCTGAGATTGAACATCTTCAGGAAGAACTCGCAAAGAAGCACGGATTTGTGCTTACCCATCATGAAATGTACCTCTTCGGCGTTTGTAAGGAGTGTCAGGATAAAAGCGAATAAATCGCATTTACCTACAAGCACACTTAAAAGCGCCGCCTGAGACTCAGGCCGGCGCTTTTTTTTCGCTTATAGGGACTAATTCAGATTGGTGAGTATCCGAAGTAATCTTCCCTTAAAAAACTTTAAAATTCACGCGGCTGCAAACGCCTACCAAATCAGAGGATTGTATGATGAAGCCTGATTTTGAAAAAATGAACGGACTCGTACCTGCCATAGCACAGGATGCCGAAACAGGAGAAGTCCTGATGATGGCATACATGAACGAGGAAGCATGGAACAAAACCCTTGAAACCGGTGATGCTCATTATTGGAGCAGAAGTCGTAACACCCTCTGGCATAAGGGCGGAACATCAGGCCATGTTCAAAAAATAAAGTCCATCAGAATTGATTGTGATGACGATACGTTAGTCTTGCTGATTGATCAGATCGGTGGAGCTGCGTGCCACAAAGGTTATAGAAGTTGTTTTTTCCGCGAACTTAAGGACGGCGCCGTTACAGAATGCGCGCCCTATATTTTTGACCCCAAGGAGGTTTACAAATAATGTCCAATATGCTCAAAATCGGCCTTCCTAAAGGCTCCCTACAAGATGCTACAATCAAACTTTTTGAAAAATCCGGCTGGAAAATTAACCTGCACCACCGCAATTATTTCCCGGATGTCAACGATGATGAACTGACATGTGCCATGTGCCGTGCGCAGGAAATTTCTCAGTATGTTGAAAACGGAACACTTGATGTAGGACTTACCGGAAAAGACTGGATCCTCGAAAATGAATCTGATGTTGTTGAAGTCTCGAGCCTTGTTTACTCAAAAGTAAGCAATCGCGCAGCACGCTGGGTTCTGGCTGTTGCAGGAGATTCTCCTTACAAGACAGCACAAGACCTTGCCGGCAAAAGAATATCCACAGAACTTATGGGCTTCACCAAAAGGTACTTTGAATCAATCAACGTTCCCGTTGAAGTTTCATACTCCTGGGGCGCAACAGAAGCGAAGGTTGTAGAAGGACTTTGCGATGCTATCGTTGAAGTTACCGAAACAGGTACAACCATCAAAGCAAACGGACTTCGCATTATATCCGATCTGATGTCCACAAACACCATGCTGATTGCCAACAAAAAAGCATGGGAAAACCCTTGGAAACGTAAAAAGATTGAAAACATCAATTTACTTCTACAGGGCGCACTTAAAGCTCAGAAAATGGTCGGCCTTAAGATGAATATGCCTAAAGCTATTCTTCCCGAAGCAATGAAAGTTATGCCAAGCCTGAACTCCCCTACTGTTTCAGAACTTTCCGATGCAGCATGGGTTTCAGTTGAAATCATGATAGAAGAAGTTGCTGTACGCGAACTCATCCCTGAACTCATAACAATGGGCGCAGAAG comes from the Maridesulfovibrio ferrireducens genome and includes:
- a CDS encoding DUF3431 domain-containing protein is translated as MARYSEDLEWVKDLHCFATVYNKGETVVEGAVSLPNIGREAHTYLTHIVRNYSDLPEFTVFLQGAPFFHMEEGADCTTLVNLIQESVSKNVPFKGFAWFRLRCDRLGRPHQMSDPASRGKWSGWGKDIPVGDLYEKLFNRTSPEQFIASAATGLFMVRRDRILTRPLDFYKNALSIIEADPRDTNNTGHAFERLWQVIFNGSKAINP
- the nhaA gene encoding Na+/H+ antiporter NhaA — translated: MSEQKIHTQEDLLVIEKMLLPFNQFVKIESSGGVVLILCTIIALIWANSPLAHYYEEFKNIPLTVGAGEFILSKPAILWINDGLMAVFFFLVGLEIKREVLVGELNSLRQASLPICAAVGGMVVPALVYVYFNYGTSSIGGWGIPMATDIAFSLGVLSLLGDRVPVSLKIFLTAIAIVDDIGAILVIAIFYSSGVSLWIIGLGLLFFLMMIVLNRMGVRAPFPYLILGIFMWLAFLKSGVHATVAGVLAAMTIPASTTLCCGNFVSSIRKSLMEYELAGGKSPVTLSNKEMLSSLEEMHNDILMASPPLKRIEHNLHYFVAFAIMPIFALANAGISFSSDSGGGGLDVFHPVSIGIFFGLIVGKTVGICLASWVAIKIGIADRPVTMQTGHFLGAALLAGIGFTMSIFIATLAWGNHAEFIVDAKFSILAASAVAGLLGFLVLRSCSLSLTCNKSNPL
- a CDS encoding Fur family transcriptional regulator, translating into MKSAKDIFSEYLSKQRLKMTPQRRALLEAFLNEEGHISSEELYNLIRKEDSSIGQATVYRTLKLLAESGIAKAVDFNDGVLRYEHKYGHDHHDHLVCEHCGKTIEAVDPEIEHLQEELAKKHGFVLTHHEMYLFGVCKECQDKSE
- the hisI gene encoding phosphoribosyl-AMP cyclohydrolase — protein: MQTPTKSEDCMMKPDFEKMNGLVPAIAQDAETGEVLMMAYMNEEAWNKTLETGDAHYWSRSRNTLWHKGGTSGHVQKIKSIRIDCDDDTLVLLIDQIGGAACHKGYRSCFFRELKDGAVTECAPYIFDPKEVYK
- the hisG gene encoding ATP phosphoribosyltransferase translates to MSNMLKIGLPKGSLQDATIKLFEKSGWKINLHHRNYFPDVNDDELTCAMCRAQEISQYVENGTLDVGLTGKDWILENESDVVEVSSLVYSKVSNRAARWVLAVAGDSPYKTAQDLAGKRISTELMGFTKRYFESINVPVEVSYSWGATEAKVVEGLCDAIVEVTETGTTIKANGLRIISDLMSTNTMLIANKKAWENPWKRKKIENINLLLQGALKAQKMVGLKMNMPKAILPEAMKVMPSLNSPTVSELSDAAWVSVEIMIEEVAVRELIPELITMGAEGIIEYPLNKVI